The segment agtgatttggggcctgaacatgcaggagggtgaaaggtgggcaaggaatagagtgaattggatcgatgtagtataccggggtcgacgtgctgtcaatggattgaatcagggcatgtgaagcgtctggtgtaaaccatggaaagttgtgtggggcctggatgtggaaaggaagctttggttttggtgcattattacatgacacctagagactgagtgtgaacgaatggggcctttcttgtcttttcctagcgctacctcgcaaacgcgggagacagcgacaaagcaaaataataaaagatatatatatatattatatatatatatatatatatatatatatatatatatatatatatatatatatatacatatataataataaaggccacatccactctcactgattctgtagctgtcatgtacctggccaggccccacatacttttccatggtttatcctggatgctTAGATTATGAAATCTGTTTGTATTATTTATGTACACTTTAGTGCCTGGGCAGTACAAAAGTGATTTACTGTCCTACATAACATTTTGATAATTACTGATGACTAGAGTTGAAGTAATATGGGCAAAGGATGTGGAAACATTATTTTTGTTGCCAGTAAATGTTAATTCTCTCCCAGTTTACTGTGCCTGATATTTTGATTTGCATGTACAGATTGTGTACAGCACACTTGAAGTCAACTGCCAGAGGTGTTTACAGTATATGGCATATCTGCTGTCAGTGGGTCAATGTAGCTATTTAGCAAGTGATTGATTTTGAGGGTAATTAACCATCTTTGATTTCCATAGGTACATGGACAAGCGtgtaatgacaaagcttaatggTGGACGTGTGGTTGAGGGCACCCTTAGGGGCTTTGATCCTTTCATGAatctggtggtggatgatggtgtggaagTCCGCAAAACTGGTGATCGTGTCAGGATTGGTGTTGTCGTAAGTATTTTTAAGATGATTGTAAGAAAAGGTCTGTTGTATTGTGAGGCGACAGTAGAAATGGGCAATTTATAAGGAATAAATTTTTCATATTTAGATGTAGGGTAATACATAGAACTTGTTTCAAAAATGAGTAGAGTACAGTGAGTTTTTATTATTGGTTAAGCTGTACTTGTAAATTTCAATGAAATTTATTTTTTGTTGCTCATTAATTGTAACCTTCTCCTTGCATGATGTCAGATATAAAGAATGCATTGCTACAGTTGGAATAAAACATGCTGGTTTGAAAATATAGAAATCAAGTGATACTAAATGTAAATTCAAGGGATTTCAGGAGATTTTAGTGTTAGCCATTCTTATGGAGGGAGGAAAATGTtgaaagaatgtgtagaaaaacGTATGCGCACGAGGGAGGCATATATACTTATctgtattttttattatactaatTTGCCATctcctgagatatatatatatatatatatatatatatatatatatatatatatatatatatatatatatatatatatattatacttagttgctgtctcccgtgttatcaaggtagtgcaaggagacatgatagaatggctcaacccacccacatacacatttatatacataaatgcccatatacgcacatatacattcctatacatttcaacgtgcacatacatatgcatacacagacatatacatatatacacatgtacgtattcatacttgctgccctcgtccattcctgttgccaccctgccacacatgaaatggcaccctatCCTCTCCCCTGcacgcatgaggtagtgctaggaaaagataacaaaggccacattcattcacactcagtctttagctgtcatgtgtaatgcaccgaaaccacagctacctttccacatccaggcctcacaaaactttccatggtttacctcagacacttcacatgccctggttcaatccattgacagcatgttgaccccggcataccacatcattccaagtcactctatgccttgcacgcctctcaccctcctgcatgttcaggccccgatcgctcaaaatctttttcactccatccttccacctccaatttggtctcccacttctcgttccctccacctgtgacacatatatcctctttgtcaatcttttctcactctttctctccatgtgaccaaaccatttcaatacaccctcttctgttctctcaaccacacaatttttattaccacacatctctcttaccctttcattacttactcgatcaaaccacctcacaccacatattgtcctcagacatctcatttccaacacatccaccctcctctgcacaaccctatctatagcacacccCTTGCTACCATGTAAatttgtgggaaccactattccctcaaacatacccatttttgctctccgagacatcgttctcaccttccacacattcttcaatgctcccagaaccttcgccccctcccccaccctatgactcacttccacttccatggttctatccgctgctaaatccattcccagatatctaaaacacttcacctcctgcagttctccattcaaacttacctcccaagtgacttgtctctCACCCTACTGaccgtaataaccttgctcttattcacatttactctcatctttcttttttcacacaatttaccaaactcagtcaccagcttctgcagtttctcacccgaatcagccaccagcgccctatcatca is part of the Panulirus ornatus isolate Po-2019 chromosome 64, ASM3632096v1, whole genome shotgun sequence genome and harbors:
- the SNRPG gene encoding probable small nuclear ribonucleoprotein G isoform X2: MSKAHPPELKKYMDKRVMTKLNGGRVVEGTLRGFDPFMNLVVDDGVEVRKTGDRVRIGVVVIRGSSIIMLESLDRIS